One Niallia circulans DNA segment encodes these proteins:
- a CDS encoding carotenoid biosynthesis protein, with product MSFENGLFRFFIIWYICGVILLTFDLLPAWLEWANAVFLILSGLLAIVYFTKVFGKKAAYVISLVIFLFSYLAEYIGSTHGILFGDYYYTNRFAPNLFEVPIAIGFAWLMVMGTSHALANAISAKKWMQPIIGACIAVVIDLIIDPVAFKLKQYWIWQEDGVYYNIPFSNFLGWFIVALILHVFILSFSQEKNSLWEKRMFYLFALTITMFVLLAATGELWLACILTACLAGMTLYTAIGRKPS from the coding sequence ATGAGTTTTGAAAATGGCCTATTTCGTTTTTTTATCATTTGGTATATTTGCGGTGTGATTCTTCTTACCTTTGATCTGCTGCCTGCTTGGCTTGAATGGGCGAACGCTGTGTTTTTGATTTTAAGCGGCCTTTTGGCAATTGTTTATTTCACTAAAGTATTTGGGAAAAAAGCAGCATATGTAATCAGCCTAGTTATTTTCTTATTCTCCTATCTTGCAGAATACATCGGATCGACTCATGGAATTTTATTTGGAGATTATTATTATACGAATCGGTTTGCTCCTAATTTATTTGAAGTACCAATAGCCATTGGATTTGCCTGGCTAATGGTAATGGGGACATCACATGCTTTAGCAAATGCAATTTCAGCAAAAAAATGGATGCAGCCGATTATTGGTGCCTGTATTGCCGTGGTTATTGACTTAATTATCGATCCGGTTGCATTTAAACTTAAGCAATATTGGATTTGGCAAGAGGACGGCGTCTACTATAACATTCCATTCAGCAATTTTTTAGGGTGGTTTATTGTTGCACTTATCCTTCATGTATTTATTTTATCTTTCTCACAAGAAAAAAATTCTCTTTGGGAGAAGCGGATGTTTTACCTATTTGCCCTAACGATTACGATGTTTGTATTGCTTGCGGCAACAGGTGAGCTTTGGCTAGCATGTATCTTGACAGCTTGCTTGGCCGGAATGACACTATATACGGCTATAGGAAGGAAACCATCATGA
- a CDS encoding lysophospholipid acyltransferase family protein, with product MIYAKKDVVFNKFFSIFNKRLLAYSFDKIYWQASSKLPSGPYIFVCNHSSWWDGLIYFQLTKTVIQQDLYIMMHEQGLKQFPYFKKLGAFSIDRSSPKETIKTMRYAEMLLNKGKSVWVFPQGDEYHLEKRPLQFQPGALYLQEKVPEIPVIPVCFYYSFAHKRKPEVWIKAGNPLFSTDLPGVLRQEKTLSLEKKCTDALDELKGEVISEKTKHFVNLL from the coding sequence ATGATTTATGCTAAAAAAGACGTTGTTTTCAACAAATTTTTCTCTATTTTCAACAAGAGACTGCTTGCCTACTCTTTTGACAAAATCTATTGGCAAGCATCCAGCAAACTGCCTTCAGGTCCTTACATTTTTGTCTGCAACCACTCGTCTTGGTGGGATGGACTTATCTACTTTCAGTTGACGAAGACGGTTATACAGCAGGATTTGTATATCATGATGCATGAACAGGGCTTAAAGCAGTTTCCATACTTTAAGAAGCTTGGAGCCTTCTCCATCGACCGCTCCAGCCCAAAAGAAACGATAAAAACAATGAGGTATGCTGAGATGTTGCTGAATAAGGGGAAAAGTGTATGGGTTTTTCCTCAAGGGGATGAGTATCACTTGGAAAAACGCCCGCTGCAATTTCAGCCAGGAGCCTTGTACCTGCAGGAAAAGGTTCCCGAAATTCCCGTCATACCAGTATGCTTCTACTATTCGTTTGCACACAAACGAAAGCCGGAGGTATGGATAAAGGCAGGCAATCCATTGTTTAGCACAGATCTGCCAGGAGTTTTGCGGCAGGAAAAAACCTTATCACTTGAAAAGAAATGTACAGACGCATTGGATGAGTTGAAAGGCGAAGTAATCAGCGAAAAAACGAAGCACTTCGTAAACTTGCTGTAA
- a CDS encoding glycosyltransferase gives MILFLIISLFLFFLWTLWNMSGLPSLPASNLNKNLQPLVSVLVPLRNEAQNVAGLINSLKSLSYPNVEFLLLDDGSSDQTLCLLQENTSGDSRFKILRGRELPAGWAGKVHACHQLQEKAKGEYFLFIDADVRLKSGVIGKALTLLKKENVKLITGFPSFEVPGIMSKLLIPMMHFVVLFHLPLHLANRSKMSAATAANGVFMFFERNAYQEIGGHRTVRTSIVEDVHLARQMKLSGYKVCLANISTDVSCRMYERNSEVWEGFIKNIFTGLGRSVPLVLLLSVFYGFFYVLPGILMVYGLWMFQPLFVLPYILVVLQRMAVDWKASQRLSLSFFMPISAAILIIIMNASMWRWIRKKPYSWKGRQYS, from the coding sequence ATGATACTATTTTTAATCATCAGTCTCTTCCTATTTTTCCTTTGGACATTGTGGAATATGAGCGGATTGCCAAGTCTTCCAGCTTCTAATTTAAATAAAAACCTTCAGCCCCTTGTGTCCGTTTTGGTGCCTTTACGAAACGAAGCACAGAACGTGGCTGGACTAATTAACAGCTTAAAATCCTTATCATACCCAAATGTGGAATTCCTTCTCCTTGATGATGGGTCATCAGATCAGACGTTGTGTTTGCTGCAGGAAAACACGTCAGGAGATAGCCGCTTTAAGATATTAAGAGGAAGAGAGCTTCCAGCAGGCTGGGCTGGCAAGGTGCATGCCTGTCATCAGCTGCAGGAAAAAGCGAAGGGTGAGTATTTCCTTTTTATTGATGCAGACGTTCGTCTGAAATCTGGAGTGATAGGAAAGGCACTTACATTGTTAAAAAAAGAAAATGTTAAGCTGATAACTGGCTTTCCTTCCTTTGAGGTTCCGGGTATTATGAGCAAGCTTTTAATTCCGATGATGCATTTCGTTGTACTATTCCATCTCCCGCTCCATCTTGCAAATAGAAGCAAGATGAGTGCGGCAACGGCTGCTAATGGGGTTTTTATGTTTTTTGAAAGAAATGCCTATCAGGAAATAGGCGGTCATCGTACCGTCCGGACTTCGATAGTGGAGGATGTTCATCTGGCAAGACAAATGAAGCTATCTGGATATAAAGTCTGCTTGGCTAATATAAGTACGGACGTTTCATGCCGGATGTATGAACGAAATAGCGAAGTATGGGAAGGATTTATAAAGAATATTTTTACAGGGCTTGGACGTTCTGTCCCGCTGGTTTTGCTCTTGAGCGTTTTCTATGGCTTTTTTTATGTACTCCCTGGAATTCTAATGGTGTATGGATTATGGATGTTCCAACCGCTATTCGTCCTTCCCTATATTCTGGTTGTCCTGCAGCGCATGGCAGTTGACTGGAAAGCAAGTCAGCGTTTGTCTCTATCCTTCTTCATGCCGATATCGGCAGCCATACTAATTATTATCATGAACGCTTCTATGTGGAGATGGATCAGGAAAAAGCCGTATAGCTGGAAAGGAAGACAGTATTCATGA
- a CDS encoding phytoene desaturase family protein, giving the protein MKKKVLIIGGGLAGLSAAITLANKGFQVELFEKNKHFGGKLMPVALGDYTFDFGPNTITMPEVFRKVIEQTGEKAEDYFHMVKLEHHTRNVFSDGTSFDLSSNREYMLQQLMQLDAGHKYDDFLKEITRLYKLSAKHFLPKTFHSWQDYLSPSLGAALMQVRPLQSLDSFFRQYFSHPHVLQAFNRYSTYIGSSPYKTPATFAMIAYLEMIGGVYYVEGGNVKIAEAYAKVAQKLGARLYADATVKRIIVKNKKAIGIELEDGEKIQGDYFIMNADLLKAYPELVNESDRPSFPDSKAAGKTPSTSAFVVLAGVNKRFSELRHHNVYFSNNYKQEFIDLFQHKQYSSEPTIYISNSSYTEPGRSPGGSNLFILANAPALPADGKLQVNPEMYKELIYQKLATFGLSLKENIVEEKVYTPADIASQFGAFRGALYGLSSNRKKDAFLRPKNSSKDIANLFFAGGSTHPGGGSPIVTWSGMNTANLIIKADK; this is encoded by the coding sequence ATGAAGAAAAAGGTGTTAATCATTGGCGGCGGACTGGCAGGATTGTCAGCAGCGATAACGCTTGCCAACAAAGGATTTCAAGTAGAACTATTTGAAAAGAACAAGCATTTTGGAGGTAAATTAATGCCTGTCGCATTAGGGGATTATACGTTTGATTTCGGACCGAATACGATCACCATGCCAGAGGTATTCCGGAAAGTGATTGAACAGACTGGTGAAAAGGCTGAAGACTATTTCCATATGGTCAAACTGGAACATCATACAAGAAATGTGTTTTCAGATGGAACCTCCTTTGACCTTTCGAGCAACAGGGAATATATGCTGCAACAGTTAATGCAGCTGGACGCTGGCCATAAATATGATGATTTCTTAAAAGAGATTACCAGATTATATAAATTATCAGCGAAACATTTCCTGCCAAAGACATTCCATTCATGGCAGGACTACTTATCGCCATCACTTGGGGCAGCACTTATGCAGGTGAGACCGCTGCAAAGCCTGGACAGCTTTTTTCGGCAGTATTTTTCCCATCCTCATGTGCTGCAGGCTTTTAATCGCTATTCGACTTACATTGGCTCGTCTCCCTATAAGACTCCTGCCACATTTGCCATGATTGCCTATTTAGAAATGATTGGCGGTGTTTATTATGTTGAAGGCGGCAATGTTAAAATTGCAGAGGCTTATGCAAAAGTCGCACAAAAGCTTGGTGCCAGGCTTTACGCTGATGCAACAGTTAAAAGAATAATCGTAAAAAACAAAAAAGCCATAGGCATCGAGCTTGAAGATGGGGAGAAAATACAGGGGGATTACTTTATTATGAATGCAGATTTGCTTAAAGCCTATCCCGAGCTGGTGAACGAAAGCGACCGTCCCTCCTTTCCAGATTCAAAGGCAGCAGGAAAGACACCCTCCACTTCGGCTTTTGTCGTGCTTGCAGGTGTTAATAAACGATTTTCAGAGCTGAGGCATCATAACGTCTATTTTTCCAATAATTACAAGCAGGAATTTATTGATTTATTCCAACATAAGCAATACAGCAGTGAACCAACCATTTACATCAGCAACTCTTCCTATACAGAGCCTGGCCGTTCACCTGGGGGCAGCAATCTTTTTATACTAGCAAATGCTCCAGCTCTTCCTGCTGATGGGAAACTGCAGGTAAATCCAGAAATGTATAAAGAGCTTATTTATCAAAAGCTTGCAACCTTTGGACTATCGTTGAAGGAAAATATCGTTGAGGAAAAAGTCTATACACCTGCTGATATTGCTTCTCAATTCGGCGCATTCCGAGGAGCTCTCTATGGTCTATCCTCCAATCGGAAAAAAGATGCCTTTTTGCGTCCTAAAAATTCGAGCAAGGATATTGCTAATCTCTTTTTCGCAGGTGGAAGCACACATCCTGGCGGCGGGTCGCCAATTGTAACATGGAGCGGCATGAATACGGCCAATTTAATTATAAAGGCAGATAAATAG
- a CDS encoding trimeric intracellular cation channel family protein: MSWDFWNYLGTIAFAISGALIASEEDYDLIGYYALGFITAFGGGAIRNLLIGVPVSALWEQNTLFLLTFLLITVLYFIPIHKIVSWKHWYYSFGLTDAVGLVAFAIQGALYAKNLGLPASASIAAALLTGVGGGIIRDALAKRQPFVFKYELYAFWTIITGALIGLNFINGIIDTYVLFIIIVVLRMLSLRFKWHIPRPKRQASNTEKAI; the protein is encoded by the coding sequence ATGTCTTGGGACTTTTGGAATTATCTCGGCACTATCGCATTTGCGATAAGTGGGGCGCTGATTGCTTCGGAAGAAGATTATGACCTGATCGGATACTATGCATTAGGTTTTATAACAGCTTTCGGAGGCGGAGCTATACGAAATTTATTAATAGGGGTGCCGGTTTCGGCATTATGGGAACAAAACACATTATTTTTACTAACATTCCTATTGATTACGGTCCTGTATTTTATACCTATTCATAAAATTGTTAGTTGGAAGCATTGGTATTATTCATTTGGTCTAACAGATGCGGTTGGATTAGTGGCTTTTGCCATTCAAGGTGCTCTTTACGCGAAGAATTTAGGATTGCCGGCAAGTGCTAGTATTGCTGCAGCTTTATTAACAGGTGTTGGTGGCGGTATAATTCGAGATGCCCTAGCGAAAAGACAGCCATTTGTTTTTAAATATGAATTATATGCTTTTTGGACCATTATAACAGGTGCCTTAATTGGTCTTAACTTTATTAATGGCATAATCGATACTTACGTATTATTTATAATAATAGTTGTCTTAAGGATGTTATCCCTTCGGTTTAAATGGCATATTCCAAGGCCGAAAAGACAAGCATCTAATACTGAAAAAGCAATATAA
- a CDS encoding lipid II flippase Amj family protein encodes MDLFTGKVILISLFLLLITMIETLAYSTRISGARVKLIATALSLFSTLLIISRFSTMFQQPLTAKLIAEAPSINPMHFIEEQYRVLIAVTSFGVLLGIFLFPTFINIFSRGIVQLSKQSGSVVGLFLSNFNKTGIKKVILCFRLPRVQYLKGITLKTIPKRLFIINVIISAVFTIGVLSSIYASMLVPKEYAPAALMSSGIINGIATILLTLFIDPKASVLADKVMKKQIDYIYLKSYSLTMISSKFLGTIVAQLIFIPAAYYVAWFVKLI; translated from the coding sequence ATGGATTTATTTACTGGAAAAGTCATATTAATATCGTTGTTTTTATTGCTAATAACTATGATAGAAACATTAGCTTATTCGACCAGAATTTCAGGAGCTAGGGTGAAGCTGATTGCCACAGCACTATCATTGTTTAGTACATTGCTGATTATTTCTAGGTTTTCTACTATGTTTCAACAGCCTTTAACAGCAAAACTTATTGCTGAAGCACCAAGTATAAATCCCATGCACTTTATTGAAGAACAATACAGGGTGTTAATAGCAGTCACATCCTTTGGTGTATTACTTGGTATATTTCTATTTCCAACTTTCATTAATATTTTTTCAAGAGGCATCGTACAGCTTTCTAAACAAAGTGGTTCAGTTGTTGGGTTGTTTTTAAGTAATTTTAATAAAACTGGTATCAAAAAGGTGATATTATGTTTTCGGTTGCCAAGAGTGCAGTATTTAAAGGGGATAACGCTTAAGACCATTCCTAAACGGCTTTTTATCATAAACGTAATTATTTCGGCCGTATTTACTATTGGCGTTTTATCTTCCATATACGCTTCTATGTTAGTACCTAAGGAATATGCCCCAGCTGCGTTAATGTCATCTGGTATTATAAACGGTATAGCCACCATATTACTTACGTTATTTATCGACCCGAAAGCTTCCGTGTTAGCAGATAAAGTAATGAAGAAACAAATTGATTACATTTATCTTAAAAGCTACTCTTTAACCATGATATCTTCTAAATTTCTTGGTACAATAGTTGCTCAATTAATATTTATTCCAGCTGCATATTATGTAGCTTGGTTTGTTAAGTTGATCTAA
- a CDS encoding CBO0543 family protein, translated as MKFSPPENIKNLIDEQYVLLDDAHSRLQDIWVENILFSFGWWTSLFMTIIPWMIWLIFRSKESSARLLVAGLWAMFISTWLDYVGVTLGLWRYYNKLVPLMPDYIPWDFALMPVTIMFFLQIKAKANVLVKAALYASMTAFLAEPLFLKLGYTKYPGWNPIFSFPVFIIIYIVAHFLANSKATQPLR; from the coding sequence ATGAAGTTTAGTCCCCCAGAAAACATAAAAAATTTAATTGACGAACAATATGTATTACTAGATGACGCCCATTCACGATTACAAGACATTTGGGTGGAAAATATTTTATTTTCCTTTGGATGGTGGACCTCGTTATTTATGACGATCATCCCCTGGATGATATGGCTTATTTTTAGAAGCAAGGAGAGCAGCGCAAGGCTTTTAGTAGCCGGACTCTGGGCGATGTTTATATCCACTTGGTTAGACTATGTGGGGGTAACGCTTGGTTTATGGAGATATTATAATAAATTAGTTCCTTTAATGCCTGATTATATACCATGGGATTTTGCCTTAATGCCAGTTACAATTATGTTTTTTCTACAAATCAAAGCCAAGGCAAATGTACTAGTTAAAGCAGCCCTTTATGCTAGTATGACAGCTTTTTTAGCAGAACCTTTGTTTTTAAAATTAGGGTATACAAAATACCCAGGATGGAATCCGATCTTTTCCTTCCCTGTATTTATAATAATATATATAGTAGCTCATTTTTTGGCTAATAGTAAGGCGACCCAGCCACTGAGATGA
- a CDS encoding Ger(x)C family spore germination protein: protein MKWVNCLFMCLLILLLTGCWDRNELAKTSIVTGMAVDKGKSSKYKLTIETTEAREMTAKTATGFAPSNVASLEGNTIGELIYKFNIVNATRPIYSHTRVLVLSEDIVKDGLLEFMDFFDRNREIRDDFAIIIARDGKAEDILKVTNMYKKSASLKIFTQLVTMQKDWGGAPDVKLNDYTRIFNSEGQAPVLPAVQLVGNNPKKGGNVENLKSEVPDSVVKISSMGVLKNGKLAGYASLNEVRDMLFVQGIIKSAAIAAKCEDGKKIEYRVTHSKTKVRAKEVKGIPNFYIKIKTEGYLEGTQCLKKLGDVKAFEGFEKSINNIMEEEIKDFVIKTKEEYNADIFGLGERLREQDYKNFKKYKDTWDDGYAKAKIHITFNSEIKRSGLRKDRFMMD, encoded by the coding sequence ATGAAATGGGTAAACTGCTTATTTATGTGTTTGTTAATACTTCTGTTAACAGGATGCTGGGATAGGAACGAATTAGCAAAAACTTCAATTGTAACAGGGATGGCAGTAGATAAAGGAAAGTCATCTAAATATAAGCTAACAATTGAAACTACAGAAGCACGAGAAATGACTGCCAAAACAGCAACAGGTTTTGCCCCATCAAATGTTGCTTCTTTAGAAGGTAATACGATTGGGGAGCTTATTTATAAATTTAATATTGTTAATGCTACTCGTCCGATCTATTCACATACAAGAGTGTTGGTCCTAAGCGAGGATATAGTAAAGGATGGGTTATTAGAGTTCATGGATTTCTTTGACCGGAACAGAGAGATAAGAGATGATTTTGCTATTATCATTGCAAGGGATGGAAAAGCTGAAGATATTTTGAAGGTAACTAATATGTACAAAAAAAGTGCTTCCCTTAAAATATTTACTCAATTAGTAACTATGCAAAAGGACTGGGGAGGAGCACCAGATGTTAAGTTAAATGATTATACTCGAATCTTTAATTCGGAAGGACAAGCTCCGGTATTACCAGCAGTACAGTTAGTTGGAAATAATCCGAAAAAAGGCGGAAATGTTGAGAATCTAAAAAGTGAAGTGCCTGATAGTGTAGTGAAGATTAGTTCTATGGGTGTATTAAAAAATGGAAAGCTAGCAGGCTATGCCTCCTTAAATGAGGTTCGTGATATGCTCTTTGTTCAAGGGATTATTAAAAGTGCGGCAATTGCTGCCAAATGTGAAGATGGTAAAAAGATTGAATATCGTGTCACTCATTCTAAAACAAAAGTGAGAGCAAAAGAGGTAAAAGGCATTCCGAATTTTTACATTAAGATTAAGACAGAAGGTTACTTAGAAGGTACACAATGCTTAAAAAAGTTAGGAGATGTAAAAGCGTTTGAAGGATTTGAAAAATCCATTAACAACATAATGGAGGAAGAGATAAAAGATTTTGTTATTAAGACAAAAGAGGAGTACAACGCGGATATATTTGGATTAGGTGAACGACTAAGAGAACAGGATTATAAGAATTTCAAGAAATATAAAGATACCTGGGATGATGGATATGCTAAAGCAAAAATTCACATCACTTTCAATTCAGAAATTAAAAGAAGCGGGTTAAGGAAGGACCGATTTATGATGGATTAA
- a CDS encoding VOC family protein, producing the protein MKIKRIDHIGVTVNNLTAAKAFFLDFGLEVKGELEMEGDLMGYAAGLEDVKVACVGMGPADSETWLELIKFYSPSAESDIQQPLANTLGIRHIAFAVEDIEALISKLKTKGTYIFSEIQQYEESYKLCYVRGPEGIILELAEEIF; encoded by the coding sequence ATGAAAATTAAAAGAATAGATCACATTGGTGTTACCGTAAATAATCTTACCGCAGCAAAAGCGTTTTTTCTTGATTTTGGACTTGAGGTGAAAGGGGAGTTGGAGATGGAAGGAGATTTGATGGGATATGCGGCTGGCCTTGAAGATGTGAAAGTAGCATGTGTTGGAATGGGACCGGCAGACAGCGAGACGTGGCTAGAACTAATCAAATTTTATTCGCCGTCAGCTGAAAGTGATATTCAGCAACCATTAGCTAATACACTTGGTATCCGCCATATTGCTTTTGCTGTTGAAGATATTGAAGCTCTTATTTCTAAATTGAAAACGAAGGGCACTTATATCTTTAGTGAGATACAGCAATATGAAGAAAGTTATAAGCTATGCTACGTTCGTGGCCCAGAGGGAATTATTTTGGAGTTGGCTGAGGAGATTTTCTAG
- a CDS encoding MerR family transcriptional regulator: MINNYITTFSTGEFADLFGVKKDTLLYYNKINLFNPAGIHSNGYRYYTLPQLDTFSAIQSLRSVNVPIKELKSYFDSPSSARLNELASRQVENIEIEINKLKENQLFLSRLMEVTDELQNVVIGELVLKELPEESVLYSSSKNIDWEASVEALSHIYDEFLKEVGVNGAAAFGSVLNKKNLINENYLQADCLFCRMEGPGTIKKPAGLYAIYYYQGSYDNIKNAYSYLLKEIVSRKLTLDGDAYEEYLLHSLVSKHEEEYITKIGIKVNTHEYEK; this comes from the coding sequence GTGATAAATAATTATATAACGACATTTTCCACAGGAGAATTTGCAGATTTATTTGGAGTTAAAAAAGACACTTTACTGTACTACAATAAAATTAACTTATTTAATCCTGCAGGTATACACTCAAACGGCTATCGGTACTATACTTTACCGCAATTAGACACCTTTAGCGCGATTCAATCACTTCGTTCCGTTAACGTTCCAATAAAAGAACTAAAATCTTATTTTGACTCACCTTCCTCTGCTAGATTAAATGAACTTGCTTCAAGACAAGTGGAAAATATTGAAATAGAGATAAATAAACTAAAAGAAAATCAATTATTTCTGTCACGATTAATGGAAGTAACAGATGAATTGCAGAACGTGGTTATAGGGGAGTTAGTACTAAAAGAACTACCTGAAGAATCTGTCTTATACAGCTCATCGAAGAATATTGATTGGGAGGCATCTGTGGAAGCTTTATCACATATCTATGATGAATTCTTGAAAGAAGTAGGTGTAAATGGAGCAGCAGCATTTGGTTCCGTCCTAAATAAGAAAAACCTCATAAATGAAAACTATCTTCAAGCTGATTGTTTATTTTGCCGGATGGAAGGGCCAGGAACTATAAAAAAACCCGCTGGTTTGTATGCTATCTATTATTATCAAGGATCGTATGATAATATAAAAAACGCTTATTCTTATTTGTTAAAAGAGATAGTATCACGGAAATTAACACTAGACGGGGATGCCTATGAAGAGTACCTACTCCATTCTTTAGTCTCAAAACATGAAGAAGAATATATAACCAAAATAGGTATTAAAGTGAATACTCATGAATATGAAAAATGA
- a CDS encoding MFS transporter: MKELLKNRVFLIVQGADLLQQIGIWTRNMALLFYIMEKTNNNPTAVSLLTTLEYLPIFIFSLIGGTYADRWNPKKTVVYGDALSALSMLFILILITNGVWQSVFAATVLSAIISQFSQPSSAVLYKKHIPVNLVGSAIGISQSLIAIFTILGPILGTFIYTQLGLETSIWVLFAIFTLASGLQLFLPKTVKDKSKTETKSALIDVKEGFVYVFKHNNLKFIACLFFIVGISFGITQPLDVFVIMERLGLPKEGVQWFAAAEGIGMLLGGGLAVTLSSFVEKNSKYVLTTTIIALSIITIIEILSFWPLLTAAARILSGLSVAFVQVIFSTMMMKEVASDYIGRTNGIIMPLMMAGLLIGSASSGFIVLKVDLIGAYILSAILTLSCIVLTSRLQLKKAALITN, from the coding sequence ATGAAGGAACTACTAAAGAATAGGGTATTTTTAATCGTACAGGGGGCAGACCTATTACAACAAATTGGGATTTGGACTCGTAATATGGCTTTGCTTTTTTATATTATGGAGAAAACGAATAATAATCCAACAGCAGTCTCATTGCTAACAACATTAGAATATTTACCAATCTTTATATTTTCTTTAATTGGCGGAACATATGCTGATAGGTGGAATCCAAAAAAGACTGTAGTTTATGGAGATGCATTAAGTGCTCTTTCCATGCTATTCATATTAATTCTCATTACTAATGGAGTGTGGCAATCTGTATTTGCAGCAACTGTGCTATCGGCAATTATTAGTCAGTTTTCACAGCCATCTTCAGCTGTCCTTTACAAAAAGCATATTCCTGTGAATTTAGTGGGAAGTGCTATTGGGATTAGCCAAAGTTTAATAGCAATATTTACTATCTTAGGTCCAATTTTGGGAACGTTTATATATACTCAATTAGGGTTAGAAACATCTATTTGGGTATTGTTTGCAATATTCACCTTAGCATCTGGACTGCAATTATTTTTACCAAAAACAGTGAAAGACAAATCAAAAACAGAAACAAAATCGGCATTAATAGATGTAAAAGAGGGTTTTGTATACGTATTTAAGCATAACAATTTAAAATTTATTGCGTGCTTATTTTTTATTGTTGGCATTTCTTTTGGAATTACCCAACCATTAGACGTATTCGTAATCATGGAAAGGTTAGGATTACCAAAAGAAGGTGTTCAGTGGTTTGCAGCTGCAGAAGGAATTGGTATGTTGCTCGGGGGCGGACTTGCGGTGACATTATCGTCATTTGTTGAAAAAAATAGCAAATATGTCTTAACAACGACAATAATAGCACTTTCTATTATTACCATTATTGAAATATTGTCATTCTGGCCACTATTAACGGCAGCTGCTCGGATATTATCAGGACTCTCCGTTGCTTTTGTTCAAGTAATATTTAGTACAATGATGATGAAGGAGGTTGCTTCTGATTATATTGGAAGAACTAACGGTATTATTATGCCACTAATGATGGCTGGTTTGCTTATAGGCAGTGCCAGTTCTGGATTTATCGTCCTTAAAGTGGACTTAATTGGTGCTTATATTTTATCAGCTATTTTGACACTTTCGTGTATTGTTTTGACAAGTCGGCTTCAATTAAAAAAGGCTGCTCTAATAACTAACTAA